The Pseudomonas sp. TH06 genome has a window encoding:
- a CDS encoding peptidoglycan DD-metalloendopeptidase family protein encodes MTTEPSKAPPLYPKTHLLAASGIAALLSLALLVFPSSDVEAKKTTLSLELESPAEQLTQDQDAADAAQATNEPVTSPFAQIENSDESTSQAAEAAPARAPVAEKPKAPGHREVVVAKGDTLSTLFEKVGLPAAAVHEILASDKQAKQFSQLKHGQKLEFELNPEGQLTSLHSKVSDVETITLTKNDKGYAFNRVTAKPTVRTAYVHGVINSSLSQSAARAGLSHSLTMDMASVFGYDVDFAQDIRQGDEFDVIYEQKVVNGKAVGNGPILSARFTNRGKTYTAVRYTNKQGNSSYYTADGNSMRKAFIRTPVDFARISSKFSMGRKHPILNKIRAHKGVDYAAPRGTPIKAAGDGKVLLAGRRGGYGNTVIIQHGNTYRTLYGHMQGFAKGVKTGGTVKQGQVIGYIGTTGLSTGPHLHYEFQVNGVHVDPLGQKLPMADPIAKAERARFLAQSQPLMARMDQEKATMLASSKR; translated from the coding sequence ATGACCACTGAACCGTCTAAAGCGCCACCGCTTTACCCGAAGACCCACCTGCTCGCCGCAAGTGGTATCGCCGCCCTACTCAGCCTGGCGCTCCTGGTATTTCCTTCCAGCGATGTTGAAGCCAAAAAGACGACCCTGAGCCTTGAACTGGAAAGTCCTGCTGAACAACTGACACAAGATCAAGACGCTGCCGACGCGGCTCAAGCCACAAATGAGCCCGTAACCTCTCCGTTTGCACAGATAGAAAACAGCGACGAAAGCACCTCGCAAGCTGCTGAAGCCGCACCTGCGCGAGCTCCCGTCGCCGAAAAACCAAAAGCCCCAGGCCATCGCGAAGTTGTTGTAGCGAAAGGCGATACGCTGTCTACGCTGTTTGAAAAGGTAGGTTTGCCAGCCGCAGCCGTGCATGAAATTCTGGCCAGCGACAAGCAAGCCAAGCAGTTCAGCCAGCTCAAACACGGCCAGAAGCTCGAGTTCGAACTTAACCCCGAAGGTCAACTGACCAGCCTGCACAGCAAGGTCAGTGATGTTGAAACCATCACCCTGACCAAGAATGACAAGGGTTATGCCTTTAACCGCGTCACCGCAAAACCCACCGTTCGCACCGCCTACGTCCACGGCGTAATCAATAGCTCGTTGTCTCAGTCCGCCGCCCGCGCCGGCCTGTCGCATAGCCTGACCATGGATATGGCCAGCGTATTCGGCTATGACGTCGACTTCGCTCAGGATATCCGCCAGGGCGACGAATTCGACGTGATTTACGAGCAGAAAGTGGTCAACGGCAAGGCTGTCGGCAATGGCCCGATCCTCTCTGCGCGCTTTACCAACCGCGGCAAGACCTACACCGCCGTGCGTTACACCAACAAGCAAGGTAACAGCAGCTATTACACCGCCGATGGCAACAGCATGCGCAAGGCGTTCATTCGTACGCCGGTGGATTTCGCCCGCATCAGCTCCAAGTTCTCCATGGGCCGCAAACACCCGATCCTCAACAAGATCCGCGCTCACAAGGGCGTCGATTACGCAGCGCCGCGCGGCACGCCAATCAAGGCTGCCGGTGACGGTAAAGTGCTGCTCGCCGGTCGCCGCGGTGGTTACGGCAACACTGTGATCATCCAGCACGGCAACACCTACCGCACGCTGTACGGTCACATGCAGGGCTTCGCCAAAGGCGTTAAAACCGGTGGTACCGTGAAGCAGGGCCAAGTGATCGGCTACATCGGCACTACCGGTCTGTCGACTGGCCCGCACTTGCACTACGAGTTCCAGGTTAACGGCGTTCACGTCGATCCACTGGGCCAGAAGCTGCCAATGGCTGATCCGATTGCCAAAGCCGAACGTGCGCGCTTCCTCGCCCAGAGCCAGCCGCTGATGGCGCGCATGGACCAGGAAAAGGCTACCATGCTGGCCTCGAGCAAGCGTTAA
- the rplK gene encoding 50S ribosomal protein L11 has product MAKKITAYIKLQVKAAQANPSPPVGPALGQHGVNIMEFCKAFNARTQGLEAGLPTPVIITVYSDRSFTFETKSTPASVLLKKAAGLTSGSARPNTVKVGTVTRAQLEEIAKTKNADLTAADMDAAVRTIAGSARSMGLNVEGV; this is encoded by the coding sequence ATGGCCAAGAAGATTACCGCTTACATCAAGCTGCAAGTGAAGGCCGCTCAGGCTAACCCAAGTCCACCTGTTGGTCCTGCTCTGGGTCAGCACGGCGTGAACATCATGGAATTCTGCAAGGCTTTCAACGCCCGTACTCAGGGTCTTGAAGCAGGTCTGCCGACTCCAGTGATCATCACTGTCTACAGCGACCGTAGCTTCACTTTCGAAACCAAATCCACCCCTGCTTCGGTTCTGCTGAAGAAGGCGGCCGGTCTGACCAGCGGTTCCGCTCGTCCGAACACCGTTAAGGTTGGCACTGTTACCCGTGCTCAGCTGGAAGAAATCGCGAAAACCAAAAACGCGGATCTGACTGCAGCTGATATGGATGCGGCCGTGCGTACTATCGCCGGTTCTGCTCGTAGCATGGGCCTTAACGTGGAGGGTGTGTAA
- the tuf gene encoding elongation factor Tu gives MAKEKFDRSLPHVNVGTIGHVDHGKTTLTAALTRVCSEVFGSAIVDFDKIDSAPEEKARGITINTAHVEYNSKIRHYAHVDCPGHADYVKNMITGAAQMDGAILVCSAADGPMPQTREHILLSRQVGVPYIVVFLNKADLVDDAELLELVEMEVRDLLSTYDFPGDDTPIIIGSARMALEGKDDNEMGTTAVKKLVETLDSYIPEPVRVTDKPFLMPIEDVFSISGRGTVVTGRIERGIVRVQDPLEIVGLRDTTVTTCTGVEMFRKLLDEGRAGENCGVLLRGTKRDDVERGQVLVKPGSVKPHTKFTAEVYVLSKEEGGRHTPFFKGYRPQFYFRTTDVTGNCELPEGVEMVMPGDNIQMTVTLIKTIAMEDGLRFAIREGGRTVGAGVVAKIIE, from the coding sequence ATGGCTAAGGAAAAATTTGATCGTTCCCTGCCGCACGTCAACGTAGGGACCATTGGTCACGTTGACCACGGTAAAACCACTCTGACTGCTGCTCTGACTCGCGTTTGCTCCGAAGTTTTCGGTTCTGCAATCGTTGACTTCGACAAGATCGACAGCGCACCAGAAGAAAAAGCTCGCGGTATCACCATCAACACCGCTCACGTTGAGTACAACTCGAAGATCCGTCACTACGCTCACGTTGACTGCCCAGGTCACGCTGACTATGTGAAGAACATGATCACCGGTGCTGCTCAAATGGACGGTGCTATTCTGGTTTGCTCGGCCGCTGATGGTCCGATGCCACAAACCCGTGAGCACATCCTGCTGTCCCGCCAGGTAGGCGTTCCGTACATCGTGGTTTTCCTGAACAAGGCTGACCTGGTAGACGACGCTGAGCTGCTGGAACTGGTTGAGATGGAAGTTCGCGACCTGCTGTCCACCTACGACTTCCCGGGCGATGACACTCCAATCATCATCGGTTCGGCTCGTATGGCGCTGGAAGGCAAAGACGACAACGAGATGGGTACCACTGCCGTCAAGAAACTGGTTGAGACTCTGGACAGCTACATCCCAGAACCAGTACGTGTTACCGACAAGCCGTTCCTGATGCCAATCGAAGACGTATTCTCGATCTCGGGTCGCGGTACTGTTGTAACTGGTCGTATCGAGCGCGGTATCGTTCGCGTTCAGGATCCGCTGGAAATCGTTGGTCTGCGTGACACCACCGTTACTACTTGCACCGGTGTTGAAATGTTCCGCAAGCTGCTCGACGAAGGTCGTGCTGGCGAGAACTGCGGCGTTCTGCTGCGTGGCACCAAGCGTGACGACGTTGAGCGTGGTCAGGTTCTGGTTAAGCCGGGTTCGGTTAAGCCGCACACCAAGTTCACCGCAGAAGTTTATGTTCTGAGCAAGGAAGAAGGCGGTCGTCACACTCCGTTCTTCAAAGGCTACCGTCCACAGTTCTACTTCCGTACTACTGACGTGACTGGTAACTGCGAGCTGCCAGAAGGCGTTGAAATGGTAATGCCAGGTGACAACATTCAGATGACTGTTACCCTGATCAAAACCATCGCGATGGAAGACGGTCTGCGTTTCGCTATCCGTGAAGGCGGTCGTACCGTCGGCGCTGGCGTCGTAGCCAAAATCATCGAATAA
- the nusG gene encoding transcription termination/antitermination protein NusG, translating into MAKRWYVVHAYSGYEKHVMRSLVERVKLAGMEDGFGEILVPTEEVVEMRNGQKRKSERKFFPGYVLVQMDMNEGTWHLVKDTPRVMGFIGGTADKPAPITDKEAEAILRRVADGSDKPKPKTLFEPGETVRVNDGPFADFNGVVEEVNYEKSRIQVAVLIFGRSTPVELEFSQVEKV; encoded by the coding sequence GTGGCTAAGCGTTGGTACGTTGTGCATGCTTACTCGGGTTACGAGAAGCATGTAATGCGCTCGCTGGTTGAGCGCGTAAAGCTGGCTGGCATGGAAGATGGCTTCGGCGAAATTCTGGTTCCCACTGAAGAAGTGGTTGAAATGCGTAATGGCCAGAAGCGCAAAAGCGAACGTAAGTTCTTCCCAGGCTATGTGCTGGTACAGATGGATATGAATGAGGGTACTTGGCACTTAGTCAAGGATACTCCTCGGGTGATGGGTTTTATCGGCGGTACTGCTGATAAGCCTGCACCAATCACCGATAAAGAGGCGGAAGCAATTCTGCGTCGTGTTGCTGATGGTAGCGACAAGCCTAAGCCGAAGACTCTCTTCGAGCCGGGCGAAACGGTGCGAGTCAACGACGGTCCATTCGCTGATTTTAATGGCGTTGTTGAAGAAGTTAACTACGAAAAGAGCCGGATCCAAGTGGCAGTGCTTATTTTCGGTCGCTCTACTCCGGTAGAGCTGGAGTTCAGTCAGGTCGAAAAGGTCTAA
- the tyrS gene encoding tyrosine--tRNA ligase, which translates to MKSVEEQLALIKRGAEELLVESELIEKLKRGQPLRIKAGFDPTAPDLHLGHTVLINKLRQFQELGHQVIFLIGDFTGMIGDPSGKSATRPPLTREQVLENAETYKTQVFKILDPAKTEVAFNSTWMDQMGPADFIRLTSQYTVARMLERDDFDKRYTTNQPIAIHEFLYPLVQGYDSVALRADVELGGTDQKFNLLMGRELQRGYGQEAQCILTMPLLEGLDGVKKMSKSLGNYVGIQEAPGVMYSKLVSIPDALMWRYFELLSFRSMDEINAFRADVEAGANPRDIKIKLAEELVARFHGEEAAANAHRGAGNRMKEGELPDDLPEIELASTEDMPIAAVLNKAGLVKNSAAARDLLAAGGVRVDGEVVDRSFIYVVGATHVCQAGKKAFARITLKSE; encoded by the coding sequence ATGAAGTCGGTTGAAGAGCAGCTAGCGCTGATTAAACGTGGTGCGGAAGAACTATTGGTCGAGTCCGAGCTGATCGAGAAGCTCAAGCGCGGCCAACCGCTGCGTATTAAAGCTGGTTTCGACCCGACCGCTCCGGATCTGCACTTGGGTCATACCGTGCTTATTAATAAGCTGCGTCAGTTCCAGGAGCTGGGGCATCAGGTGATCTTCCTTATAGGTGACTTCACCGGGATGATCGGTGATCCGAGCGGCAAGAGTGCCACTCGTCCTCCGCTGACTCGCGAGCAGGTCTTGGAAAACGCTGAGACCTACAAAACTCAGGTTTTCAAGATTCTTGATCCGGCGAAAACCGAAGTTGCATTCAACTCTACCTGGATGGATCAGATGGGGCCGGCGGACTTCATTCGCCTGACTTCGCAATACACGGTCGCTCGTATGCTCGAGCGTGATGATTTCGACAAGCGCTACACCACCAATCAACCGATCGCCATTCACGAGTTCCTCTATCCGCTGGTTCAGGGTTACGACTCGGTTGCTCTGCGCGCGGATGTCGAGCTGGGCGGTACTGATCAGAAGTTCAACTTGCTGATGGGGCGTGAGCTGCAGCGCGGCTATGGTCAAGAGGCTCAGTGCATTCTGACCATGCCGTTGCTTGAGGGTCTGGATGGCGTGAAGAAGATGTCCAAGTCGTTGGGCAACTATGTCGGTATTCAGGAGGCGCCAGGCGTCATGTATAGCAAGCTGGTTTCGATTCCTGATGCGCTGATGTGGCGCTACTTCGAATTGCTCAGCTTCCGTTCGATGGATGAGATCAATGCGTTTCGTGCTGATGTTGAGGCGGGCGCCAATCCGCGTGACATCAAAATCAAGCTGGCTGAAGAGCTCGTTGCGCGTTTTCATGGTGAAGAGGCGGCGGCGAATGCTCACCGGGGTGCGGGCAATCGCATGAAGGAAGGTGAGTTGCCGGATGATTTGCCGGAAATCGAGTTGGCCTCTACTGAGGATATGCCGATTGCCGCTGTCCTTAATAAGGCGGGTCTGGTTAAGAACTCGGCAGCTGCTCGGGATCTGTTGGCGGCAGGCGGTGTGCGTGTGGATGGTGAGGTGGTTGATCGCTCCTTTATATACGTAGTCGGGGCGACCCATGTTTGCCAGGCCGGCAAGAAGGCTTTCGCACGCATTACGCTGAAATCTGAATAA
- the erpA gene encoding iron-sulfur cluster insertion protein ErpA produces the protein MSVESFTPTALQFTQGAAHKVKSLVDEEGNDRLKLRVFVTGGGCSGFQYGFTFDEDVAEDDTIVEREGVSLVVDPMSFQYLAGAEVDYQEGLEGSRFVIKNPNATTTCGCGSSFSI, from the coding sequence ATGAGCGTCGAATCCTTCACCCCCACGGCTTTGCAATTCACCCAGGGTGCTGCGCACAAGGTGAAGAGCCTGGTCGATGAAGAGGGGAATGATCGCTTGAAGCTGCGCGTATTCGTTACGGGCGGCGGTTGTTCGGGGTTTCAGTACGGTTTCACCTTCGATGAAGATGTGGCCGAGGACGACACCATTGTCGAGCGCGAAGGCGTGAGTCTGGTGGTGGATCCGATGAGTTTTCAATACCTGGCCGGTGCCGAAGTGGACTACCAGGAAGGTCTGGAAGGTTCGCGCTTCGTGATCAAGAACCCGAACGCCACCACCACGTGTGGTTGCGGCTCTTCGTTCTCGATCTGA
- the secE gene encoding preprotein translocase subunit SecE, whose protein sequence is MTPKAEAQGSRFDLLKWLVVVALVVVGVVGNQYYSASPILYRVLALLVIAAVAAFVGLQTAKGKSFFVLVKEARTEIRKVVWPTRQETTQTTLIVVAVVLVMALLLWGLDSLLGWLVSLIVG, encoded by the coding sequence ATGACTCCTAAGGCTGAAGCACAAGGCTCTCGCTTCGATCTGCTCAAGTGGCTTGTAGTAGTCGCTTTGGTGGTTGTAGGCGTTGTTGGCAATCAGTATTACTCTGCTTCGCCGATCCTGTACCGTGTACTTGCTTTGCTTGTCATAGCTGCTGTAGCTGCCTTTGTAGGCCTGCAGACTGCGAAGGGCAAGTCTTTCTTTGTACTGGTTAAGGAAGCTCGCACCGAGATTCGTAAAGTCGTGTGGCCAACTCGCCAAGAAACCACGCAGACCACCCTTATTGTGGTGGCTGTTGTTCTGGTTATGGCGTTGCTGTTGTGGGGGCTCGATTCCCTGCTCGGCTGGCTTGTTTCCTTGATTGTCGGCTAA
- the birA gene encoding bifunctional biotin--[acetyl-CoA-carboxylase] ligase/biotin operon repressor BirA: MLTLLNLLKDGRFHSGQDLGAALGVSRSAVWKQLQHLETELGLSIHKVRGRGYQLSAPLMLLDSQKMEGVGAGWPIKIFDSIDSTNAEALRAIGQGQSAPFLVLAERQLSGRGRRGRKWVSPFAENLYYSLVLRIDGGMRQLEGLSLVVGLAVMQTLRKLGVPSAGLKWPNDVLVGNKKIAGILLELVGDPADVCHVVLGIGINVNMQIADEVDQQWTSMRLESGKNCDRNVLAVELSEQLHAYIQRQQADSFSALQAEWEENHLWQGRSVSLIAGVSQIDGVVLGIDNQGALRLMVNGVEKVFSGGELSLRLRDDS; encoded by the coding sequence ATGTTGACGTTGTTGAATCTACTGAAGGACGGGCGATTCCATTCTGGCCAGGACCTGGGCGCTGCCTTGGGAGTTAGTCGAAGTGCTGTATGGAAGCAACTTCAGCATCTTGAGACTGAGCTTGGGCTATCTATCCATAAAGTTCGGGGGCGCGGCTATCAGTTGTCTGCGCCGCTGATGCTGCTCGACTCCCAAAAAATGGAGGGGGTGGGAGCGGGCTGGCCGATCAAGATCTTCGATTCTATCGATTCCACTAACGCTGAGGCGCTACGCGCTATTGGCCAGGGGCAGTCGGCACCTTTTTTGGTGCTGGCCGAGCGACAGTTATCTGGGCGCGGACGAAGAGGGCGCAAGTGGGTTAGTCCATTCGCCGAAAACCTTTATTACAGCCTTGTGCTCCGTATTGATGGTGGAATGCGCCAGCTAGAGGGCTTGAGTCTTGTTGTTGGGTTGGCAGTCATGCAGACCCTGCGAAAGCTGGGAGTACCCAGTGCGGGTTTGAAATGGCCGAACGATGTTCTCGTTGGGAACAAGAAAATTGCCGGAATTCTGTTGGAGCTTGTTGGGGACCCGGCAGATGTGTGTCATGTGGTGCTGGGCATAGGCATCAACGTGAATATGCAGATTGCCGATGAGGTCGATCAGCAATGGACATCCATGCGATTGGAGTCTGGGAAAAACTGCGATCGTAACGTTCTGGCAGTTGAGCTGAGTGAGCAACTGCACGCTTATATACAGCGCCAGCAGGCAGATAGTTTTTCGGCTCTCCAGGCGGAGTGGGAGGAAAATCATTTGTGGCAGGGGCGATCAGTGTCGTTGATTGCTGGCGTCAGCCAAATAGATGGAGTTGTACTCGGAATTGATAATCAGGGTGCGCTGCGATTAATGGTGAATGGCGTAGAAAAAGTTTTCAGTGGTGGCGAGCTCAGCCTTAGGTTGCGTGATGATTCGTGA
- the rplJ gene encoding 50S ribosomal protein L10, protein MAINLEDKKAIVAEVNEAAKVALSAVVADARGVTVGAMTGLRKEAREAGVYVRVVRNTLLKRAVADTEYSVLNDVFTGPTLIAFSNEHPGAAARLFKEFAKGQDKFEIKAAAFEGKFLAANQIDVLASLPTRDEAISQLMSVIQGATSKLARTLAALRDQKEAAAA, encoded by the coding sequence GTGGCAATTAATCTCGAAGACAAGAAGGCCATCGTCGCTGAAGTCAACGAGGCTGCCAAAGTCGCTCTGTCCGCTGTCGTGGCTGATGCACGTGGCGTAACAGTAGGCGCAATGACCGGACTCCGTAAAGAGGCTCGTGAAGCTGGCGTTTACGTACGTGTTGTACGTAACACCCTGCTCAAGCGCGCTGTTGCTGACACTGAATACAGTGTTCTCAACGACGTGTTCACCGGCCCGACCTTGATCGCATTCTCCAACGAACACCCGGGCGCTGCTGCTCGTCTGTTCAAAGAGTTTGCAAAAGGTCAGGACAAGTTCGAGATCAAGGCAGCTGCGTTCGAGGGCAAGTTCCTCGCAGCTAATCAGATCGACGTGCTGGCAAGCCTGCCGACCCGTGACGAAGCAATTTCCCAGCTGATGAGCGTGATTCAAGGCGCTACCAGCAAATTGGCTCGTACTCTGGCGGCACTTCGCGACCAGAAAGAAGCTGCTGCAGCCTGA
- the rplA gene encoding 50S ribosomal protein L1, producing the protein MAKLTKRQKAIAGKIEAGKAYNIVDAAALLAELSTVKFSESFDVAVNLGVDPRKSDQVVRSATVLPHGTGKTVRVAVFTQGPAAEAALAAGADRVGMDDLAAEMKGGDLNYDVVIASPDAMRVVGQLGQILGPRGLMPNPKVGTVTPDVATAVKNAKAGQVRYRTDKNGIIHTSVGKMGFDAVKLKENVEALIADLKRIKPASSKGIYVKRVTLSTTMGPGLVIDQSSLDA; encoded by the coding sequence ATGGCTAAGCTGACCAAGCGTCAAAAGGCTATCGCCGGCAAAATCGAAGCAGGCAAGGCCTACAACATTGTAGATGCCGCTGCTCTGCTGGCTGAGCTGTCGACTGTCAAGTTCAGCGAGTCGTTTGACGTTGCTGTAAACCTGGGTGTTGACCCGCGTAAATCTGACCAGGTTGTTCGTAGCGCTACTGTGCTGCCACACGGCACTGGCAAGACCGTTCGCGTTGCTGTGTTCACCCAAGGTCCAGCTGCCGAGGCCGCTTTGGCTGCCGGCGCTGATCGTGTAGGTATGGACGACCTGGCTGCCGAAATGAAAGGCGGCGACCTGAACTATGACGTAGTGATTGCATCCCCGGATGCCATGCGCGTTGTAGGTCAGTTGGGTCAGATCCTCGGCCCACGCGGCCTGATGCCTAACCCTAAGGTCGGCACCGTAACTCCAGACGTAGCTACCGCGGTTAAAAACGCCAAGGCTGGTCAGGTTCGTTATCGCACCGACAAAAACGGCATCATTCACACCTCCGTTGGCAAGATGGGCTTCGACGCCGTCAAGCTGAAGGAAAACGTTGAAGCCCTGATCGCTGATCTGAAGCGTATCAAGCCAGCTTCCTCGAAAGGTATCTACGTCAAGCGCGTTACCCTGAGCACCACTATGGGCCCAGGTCTGGTTATCGACCAGAGCTCGCTGGACGCGTAA
- a CDS encoding anhydro-N-acetylmuramic acid kinase encodes MALYIGVMSGTSLDGLDIALIEQTSAIKLIATHYIPMPDSLRTELLGLCASGPDEIARSAIAQQHWVKLAAQGINTLLDQQRLKPEDIRAIGSHGQTIRHEPVRGFTVQIGSPALLTELTGITVVSDFRSRDVAAGGQGAPLVPAFHEALFEERTGNQAVLNVGGFSNLSLIEPTKPVAGFDCGPGNVLMDAWIQQQRGENYDRNGDWAKTGSVEPTLLEALLSDPFFVTKGPKSTGREVFNLLWLEQHLSRLPAFAAENVQATLLELTALTIVESLQSAQSDTQELLVCGGGAHNATLMKRLADLLPNAKVASTATHGVDPDWVEAMAFAWLAHCCLEGIAANRPSVTGAKGLRVLGAIYPN; translated from the coding sequence ATGGCTCTGTATATCGGCGTGATGTCCGGAACCAGCCTCGACGGTCTGGACATCGCCTTGATCGAGCAGACCTCGGCGATCAAACTGATCGCCACGCACTACATTCCCATGCCTGACTCGCTGCGCACCGAGCTTCTTGGCTTGTGCGCCAGCGGCCCTGACGAGATCGCCCGCTCGGCGATTGCCCAGCAGCACTGGGTGAAGCTCGCCGCTCAGGGCATTAACACCCTTCTCGATCAGCAACGACTCAAGCCTGAAGACATCCGCGCAATCGGCAGCCACGGCCAGACCATCCGCCATGAGCCCGTACGCGGTTTCACCGTGCAGATTGGTAGCCCTGCCCTGCTGACTGAGCTGACAGGCATTACCGTCGTCAGCGACTTCCGCAGTCGAGACGTCGCTGCCGGCGGCCAAGGCGCACCTCTGGTGCCCGCCTTCCATGAAGCTTTATTCGAAGAGCGTACCGGCAACCAGGCGGTCTTGAATGTCGGTGGTTTCAGCAATCTCAGCCTGATAGAGCCGACCAAGCCTGTAGCCGGTTTCGACTGCGGCCCAGGGAATGTTCTGATGGACGCCTGGATTCAGCAGCAACGCGGCGAAAACTACGATCGCAATGGCGACTGGGCAAAAACAGGTTCCGTTGAGCCGACATTGCTGGAGGCGTTACTCAGCGATCCGTTCTTCGTCACCAAGGGCCCGAAAAGCACTGGCCGAGAGGTGTTCAACCTGCTCTGGCTGGAACAACATCTCTCACGCCTGCCCGCCTTCGCCGCGGAAAACGTACAAGCCACACTACTCGAGCTGACCGCGTTGACCATTGTCGAGTCGCTGCAAAGCGCTCAGTCGGATACTCAGGAACTGTTGGTTTGCGGCGGCGGCGCACACAACGCCACGCTAATGAAACGCCTGGCGGACTTGCTGCCGAATGCAAAAGTCGCCAGTACCGCCACCCACGGCGTAGATCCGGACTGGGTCGAAGCGATGGCCTTTGCCTGGCTCGCCCATTGCTGCCTCGAGGGTATCGCAGCCAACCGCCCAAGCGTCACCGGCGCCAAAGGCCTGCGTGTACTCGGCGCCATCTATCCCAACTGA